The following are encoded together in the Tepidiforma bonchosmolovskayae genome:
- a CDS encoding terminase TerL endonuclease subunit, translated as MATATLPTARPRPALVQERDREYWSLGWHVIDWIERHCVLTNGEWTGQPFRLLPWQRRTIQRLFEVDPATGLRRYRRALIGIPRKNGKTQLAAALALYLMLADGEPSAEVYAAASSEDQAGLVFEAARRIVTMGPLAAACQVGASRITSSADPYSYLQRLTSRGSSWHGLNIHGVILDELHTWTTDEQSELWAALTTGSAARRQPLQIAITTAGVDLRRSRCGRLYQLGRAIERGEQKDDSFYFEWWEAPGELDYRDPAAWRAANPSLGVTVTESYLRSELGVVPEADFRRLYLDQWVLAAQRWLPPGAWDACTGDASLVDGAPTWVGWDASTRYDSSAIVAAQVREDGTVAVQARVWSRPLDMAGAPAADWRMPLDEMAEHLRALAARYRVVGIAYDPAFVTWAASDLEAQGLPMVEWPQTDARMVPATRAVYELVVQRRLVHSGDQVLAAHVADAAPYYTRSGGTRLRKAGGTAQIDAAIAMLMAVSMALIEGGQHGAPEAPQLFVFEV; from the coding sequence ATGGCAACAGCGACACTGCCGACAGCCAGGCCGCGCCCGGCGCTGGTGCAGGAGCGTGACCGCGAGTACTGGTCGCTCGGCTGGCACGTCATCGACTGGATCGAGCGGCACTGTGTGCTGACCAACGGCGAGTGGACCGGCCAGCCATTCCGTCTGCTGCCATGGCAGCGCAGGACCATTCAGCGGCTGTTCGAGGTCGACCCGGCGACCGGGCTGCGGAGATACAGGCGGGCGCTGATTGGCATCCCACGGAAAAACGGCAAAACCCAGCTCGCCGCGGCGCTCGCACTGTACCTGATGCTGGCCGACGGCGAGCCGTCGGCGGAGGTCTACGCGGCCGCGTCGAGCGAGGACCAGGCCGGGCTCGTGTTCGAGGCGGCGCGGCGCATCGTCACGATGGGCCCGCTGGCGGCGGCGTGCCAGGTCGGCGCCTCGCGCATCACGTCGAGCGCCGACCCGTATAGCTACCTTCAGCGCCTGACAAGCCGCGGGTCGAGCTGGCACGGGCTCAACATCCACGGGGTCATCCTCGACGAGCTGCACACGTGGACGACTGACGAGCAATCCGAGCTGTGGGCAGCGCTCACGACCGGCTCGGCTGCCCGGCGCCAACCGCTCCAGATCGCCATCACGACCGCCGGCGTCGACCTGCGGCGGTCGCGCTGCGGGCGCCTCTACCAGCTCGGCCGAGCGATCGAGCGCGGCGAGCAGAAGGACGACTCGTTCTACTTCGAGTGGTGGGAAGCGCCCGGTGAGCTGGACTACCGCGACCCGGCCGCGTGGAGGGCGGCCAACCCGTCGCTGGGCGTGACGGTCACCGAGTCCTACCTCCGCAGCGAGCTGGGAGTGGTGCCCGAGGCGGATTTCCGTCGCCTGTACCTCGACCAGTGGGTGTTGGCCGCGCAGCGGTGGCTGCCTCCGGGGGCGTGGGACGCCTGCACCGGTGATGCGTCGCTCGTCGACGGTGCCCCGACGTGGGTGGGCTGGGACGCGTCGACGCGCTACGACTCGTCGGCCATCGTCGCGGCGCAGGTGCGCGAGGACGGGACGGTGGCGGTGCAGGCGCGGGTGTGGTCGCGGCCGCTGGACATGGCCGGCGCCCCGGCTGCCGACTGGCGGATGCCGCTGGACGAGATGGCCGAGCACCTCCGCGCGCTGGCCGCACGCTACCGGGTCGTCGGGATCGCCTACGACCCGGCGTTTGTGACCTGGGCCGCGAGCGACCTGGAGGCGCAGGGCCTGCCGATGGTCGAGTGGCCACAGACGGACGCCCGGATGGTCCCGGCCACCCGCGCGGTCTACGAGCTGGTGGTGCAGCGCAGGCTCGTGCACTCGGGCGACCAGGTCCTCGCCGCCCACGTCGCCGACGCCGCCCCCTACTACACGCGCTCCGGCGGCACGCGGCTCCGGAAAGCCGGCGGGACGGCGCAGATCGACGCGGCCATCGCGATGCTGATGGCCGTCAGCATGGCACTCATCGAGGGCGGACAGCACGGGGCGCCGGAGGCTCCGCAGCTGTTCGTGTTCGAGGTCTAG